Below is a genomic region from Raphanus sativus cultivar WK10039 chromosome 4, ASM80110v3, whole genome shotgun sequence.
CGGTATAATCTATACCGATTACtcatctattaaaaaaaaccgATACCACAATTTATGACTGAGTGATTGTGGTTTGGTGGTAAGGATGCGGGTCTAGAACACTAACATGTTTTAGATTCATCTCATCTGCTGCGCGAAACTAAGTCACAATTATCTTAGCCACCTAACACGAATATGAATTCATTTGAATACCCGGAGAAAAAGTCTATCCGTGGAACTGTACCTTCCTTTGGTGATTAGTCTGGCCTGAGATACCccaaattaatcaaaaaaaaacaaaaaaaaagataccagTATCCTTCAGCCTTCTCCTGGTAAATCAATGTTCTTTATATAACTATATGAAACGTGATATTTTTTTCTGGAATCAGAAATCCAACAAAGAATATTTGATGCTGTGTTGAAAGAGATATATCTACTTTGATTCAGACCTGTGGCATGTACTATCAGACAATGCTAAAGACTTGATCTGCATAACGTTGTCCTCCAAGCCTGCATAACGCTTGACTGCTCATGGTCTTGCGCATGTATTCATATAGAGATGGTTActtttagagcatctccaatggtgttaccaCCATTGGAGTTCTTAAGattattaaactaaatttttttttttttagaatagttAAGGATTCTAATCCAAAAAGAATGTCCAATggtgttttttatatttgaatccTTAGCAATATGAAACAATCAAACAAACACCAAACCAAAACTTCAAAATCACATAAACTTTAAACACTAACAGAGTAGTAACAAAAGTCAGCAAGAATAAAAGTTTGAGGAATAgtataaaaaaagagagaggatGATAACCGTCTTCGTCCTGGACTTGAGCGTGAAGCAATAGAAGCTTGAAGCCAGAGGTATTGTCCCTAACGATCTTCCTCAGTGTCCACTCGAACGCCTTTTTGCTGCTTATCGACGCGTGCGTGTAGCCTTTGATCATCGACTCGTTCACCGCCACCATCACTCGACTTGGCTAGAGAAACCACAACAAGAATTAAAGGCGAGAAACCACAGCAAGAAAGGAGATAGCTAGAGAAACCACGGCTAGATTATAATAATGTAAGAGGCTAGAGAAACTAAACTAACTAGCTACCAAAACTAAACTTCCTCCTCAACAAGCAGCTAAGAAAGACAACATCAGCATGTGAGATTAGTACCTTCAACGGATGCAAAGGGAAGGCCTGCTGTATCCTCAAAACCTACAGTAAGATAAAAGACATATCAACAAAGACTTACCCAAATCAAGTATCACCAAAAGGGTAAACAAAACTGAAACCTAGTAACACTTATATCACCCTAAGAAAAAAGAATCTGCTCAATGTACTTTGGCAAATCCACCACCTCCTCGTTTCTTAGCCTTTACTGGCCTATTATTAACACATACACAACAAAGTTTAATCTATTTTCCTTAATAATAATCCCTATGAACTCAATTCTAAACAGACTTAAAACCCATCTCTCAATTCAACAAAGTGGTCATCTTAATTAGAAAACATTTTGATTGGTTCGATTCAATCATACAAAGAACTTCAATCATACAACAGTAAGTAAGAAGAACCTTGGCCTGCAACATTTGTCACTTCACCTGTATCGCACACTCTAAGCATCACCATCAAAACAAACGCATTCAGGCTCATCATTACCATATGCTATCACTAGGATTGGGATTTCAGACAGGAACTTACTTTGCCGTGTAACGTATCGGCGAGACCGAGGGTGGGAGAAGAGGTGGAGAGGGCGGCGATGGGAATTAATCTCTTGAAAGAGAGGGAGGAGTCGGGAGAAGAGTGGCGGATTCCGATTTGGGGCTTTGGGGAGTTGAGGAAGCAGAGGCCGGAGGAGTCGGGAGAAGAGTCGCCTTCGTTTCGCCACACAGGTTTTTTTTTCATCTCCAgtctaaatgatttttttttaacacaaccCTCTCCTCACCAATCAGACACTGCCAACACACTAAGGACTTAATCCTTAATATCCTTAATTAAGGATTGATCCTTAAGTTAcaccaaatattatatatatttttaatcacttTGCCTAAGAATTAGAGCTAAGGACTGTCTAATATCCCCCTTTGCGGATGCTCTTAGCAACAGGCACCCAAGTACTAgacttatatattatatatattatggttTTATGGGTTTTT
It encodes:
- the LOC108856104 gene encoding uncharacterized protein LOC108856104, whose protein sequence is MKKKPVWRNEGDSSPDSSGLCFLNSPKPQIGIRHSSPDSSLSFKRLIPIAALSTSSPTLGLADTLHGKVLRIQQAFPLHPLKPSRVMVAVNESMIKGYTHASISSKKAFEWTLRKIVRDNTSGFKLLLLHAQVQDEDGYHPLSFFILFLKLLFLLTFVTTLLVFKVYVILKFWFGVCLIVSYC